The following proteins come from a genomic window of Balearica regulorum gibbericeps isolate bBalReg1 chromosome 9, bBalReg1.pri, whole genome shotgun sequence:
- the LRRIQ4 gene encoding leucine-rich repeat and IQ domain-containing protein 4, with product MSESQQSQEASTGGTHCPKTDSVGFEDDCDQTAQIPVNDEPGDEALFPTCVTDRIYFIDLANKQLRTISPEVLSLEYLEELHMEKNLIVSIPRDINRLRHMKILYLDQNHIQDICEELGELKCLLSLDLSNNPLSCSSLPVISKLQSLRQLRLYKTNLHEIPVQICKYLHHVELLGLSDNNLQCLPKETVNLTKLKEIYLQKNRFENFPKELCQLANLEIIDLEQNLVSLIPEEVGFLTNLVKLFLAFNNLSSIPPTLRRCQKLAVLDLSHNLLHKLPPGLKNLIEMSVLRLSANSLEKFPQQICCWPSLSRVYLSNAGLRTVPGSFTRLTSVRILDLSENCFDEIPKGICTMKNLEVLALDGNQIQEIPAEMKELTNLKCLSLSENQFSIFPKEIFLLESLERLYLGQNKGIKFTSLPEDVSKLQNLKELHMENNFLEYLPASISLLTHLKILDCHNNLLKQLPDCLCQIQGLQKLLVQNNQLSHLPEDLDSLQQLELVCVEGNPMTDPPIEVCCQGTSAIWEYLQEKRHKKAKKLKIQSLWRGLVNQEIEKKEKKEKGKGKEKPVKGSKAKK from the exons ATGTCTGAGtctcagcagagccaggaggcCAGCACAGGGGGCACTCACTGCCCCAAAACTGACTCTGTTGGTTTTGAGGATGACTGCGATCAGACTGCACAAATACCAGTGAATGACGAGCCAGGGGATGAAGCTCTTTTTCCTACGTGTGTCACAGACAGGatatattttattgatttagCTAATAAGCAATTGAGAACCATCTCGCCAGAGGTCTTGAGTCTAGAATATCTGGAAGAGCTGCACATGGAAAAGAACCTGATTGTAAGCATTCCCAGGGACATCAATCGCCTGAGGCACATGAAGATCCTCTACTTGGATCAGAATCACATACAGGACATATGTGAAGAACTGGGGGAGCTGAAATGTCTTCTGAGCTTAGATTTAAGTAACAATCCCCTCTCCTGCAGTTCACTGCCAGTTATCAGCAAGTTGCAGTCCCTCCGTCAGCTCAGGCTCTATAAAACAAACTTGCATGAAATCCCAGTGCAGATCTGTAAATACCTCCATCATGTTGAACTGCTTGGCCTTTCTGACAATAATCTACAATGTCTGCCTAAAGAAACAGTGAACCTGACAAAACTCAAGGAAATTTACCTccagaaaaatagatttgaaaatTTTCCCAAAGAGCTTTGTCAACTTGCTAATTTAGAAATAATAGATCTGGAACAGAATCTAGTAAGTCTCATTCCAGAAGAGGTAGGCTTTTTGACAAACTTAGTTAAgctatttttagcttttaataACTTATCCTCCATTCCTCCTACACTGCGACGCTGCCAGAAGCTGGCTGTGCTGGATCTGTCTCATAATCTCCTGCACAAGCTTCCCCCAGGTTTGAAGAATCTCATTGAAATGAGTGTACTCAGACTGTCTGCTAACAGCCTGGAAAAGTTCCCACAGCAGATCTGCTGCTGGCCATCCCTTTCTCGTGTTTATCTGAGCAACGCCGGACTGCGCACAGTACCTGGGTCCTTCACCAGATTAACCAGTGTCAGGATACTAGATCTGAGTGAAAATTGCTTTGATGAGATTCCTAAAGGAATATGCACTATGAAAAATCTGGAAGTATTGGCCCTGGATGGCAATCAGATACAGGAG ATACCTGCGGAGATGAAAGAACTGACAAATTTGAAATGCCTTAGCCTGTCTGAAAACCAATTCAGTATCTTTCCAAAGGAAATCTTTCTCCTGGAGTCATTAGAGAGATTATATCTGGGacaaaataaaggaattaaattCACAAGTCTGCCAGAAGACGTCAGCAAATTGCAG AATCTGAAAGAACTGCATATGGAGAATAATTTTCTGGAGTACCTGCCTGCATCCATCAGCTTATTGACCCACTTGAAAATACTTGACTGTCACAACAATCTCCTTAAACAGCTCCCAGACTGTCTATGCCAAATACAAG GTTTGCAAAAACTGCTTGTTCAGAACAATCAGCTGTCCCACCTGCCCGAGGATTTGGACAGTcttcagcagctggagctggtctGTGTGGAAGGGAACCCTATGACAGATCCTCCGATTGAAGTGTGCTGTCAGGGGACATCTGCCATCTGGGAAtacttacaggaaaaaagacataaaaaggCCAAGAAATTAAAG atCCAAAGTTTGTGGCGTGGGTTGGTAAACCAGGAGattgaaaagaaggaaaagaaagaaaaaggaaagggaaaagagaagccTGTAAAAGGATCAAAAGCCAAAAAGTGA
- the LRRC31 gene encoding leucine-rich repeat-containing protein 31, which produces MEETDDIQSGQDKQEEDIPRNSPFDFVIKQFQGKRSSSGKRKEQPSAIKKFFRGFDFGKSEGKDRREIEETEVNNSGADDQSEKQDLSVEDGLSHHISEAESPSGEQRFNQFMQKLGKKPNSKNLDLNNCALSAADVTELASLLPFLPELEEISLSWNGCVGGTLKALTVHLHHVNLLKVLRLNNCRLTAEDVTSLGEAFEIVPQLEELDLSWNSNIGGKLSLLTKKLQKGCKIKFLKITDCNLTAKDGESLAEILNVIPNLEVLDLSINKHIGSSMKVIGQDLKNVPGLKELNLHMCGLKQDSLQGLDAALQHLAGLRKLDISCNKEIGGGFKYSTAHLASLKNLEVLDLHQCCVTEEDVTILSQVIPLLSSLQELNLSSNKNVGVSSDPLLGRLRFLPKLKSVAISNCGLGKESFSLLAEAALHLPELEILDLSWNKCVGGNLKLLLGTLKLATEIQVLRLSSCNLVAEDLALLTSLTQDGHLARLRKLDLSYNNNISDEGWVIFCQGLAVFKELSELDVSLRPSSCRDCGTWFSELLAALTKLPALAELGMQRWVPSESQRKRLESFNQDNKRNIRFDC; this is translated from the exons ATGGAAGAGACAG ATGACATTCAGAGCGGCCAGGATAAGCAGGAAGAGGACATCCCAAGGAATTCCCCATTTGACTTTGTTATAAAACAGTTCCAAGGGAAGAGGTcctcttctggaaaaagaaaagagcagccTTCAGCCATCAAAAAATTCTTCAGGGGCTTTGACTTTGGGAAGTCTGAAGGCAAGGACAGAAGGGAAattgaagaaacagaagtaaacaACTCTGGAGCTGATGATCAGAGTGAGAAGCAAGATCTCTCTGTAGAAG ATGGACTTTCACATCACATTTCTGAAGCAGAGTCACCATCTGGTGAGCAGAGATTTAACCAGTTTATGCAGAAACTGGGAAAGAAACCCAACAGCAAAAATCTGGATCTAAATAATTGTGCATTAAGTGCCGCAGATGTAACAGAGCTGg cttccTTACTGCCGTTTCTTCCAGAGCTGGAAGAGATCAGCCTGTCCTGGAATGGTTGTGTTGGTGGGACTTTGAAAGCTCTCACTGTTCATCTTCATCATGTGAACCTGTTAAAAGTCCTTCGACTTAACAACTGCAGGCTGACAGCTGAGGATGTCACCTCCTTAG GAGAGGCATTTGAAATTGTTCCTCAACTTGAAGAACTGGATTTATCATGGAACAGTAACATAGGTGGAAAACTATCACTCCTGacaaaaaaactccagaaaggATGCAAgataaaatttctgaaaattacagACTGTAACCTCACGGCAAAGGATGGAGAATCCCTTG ctgaaatTCTAAATGTGATCCCAAACCTCGAAGTATTAGATCTCTCTATCAACAAACACATTGGCTCCAGCATGAAGGTTATTGGTCAGGATCTGAAAAATGTTCCAGGCTTGAAAGAGTTGAACTTGCACATGTGTGGATTAAAGCAAGACAGCCTCCAGGGCTTAG atgcTGCTTTACAGCACCTTGCTGGGTTAAGAAAATTAGACATATCGTGTAACAAAGAAATTGGTGGTGGCTTTAAATACTCAACAGCTCATTTGGCCAGCTTGAAAAATCTCGAAGTCCTTGATCTCCACCAGTGCTGTGTAACAGAAGAGGACGTGACCATTTTGT CCCAGGTGATACCTTTACTCTCCAGTCTTCAAGAGCTGAATTTATCCTCGAATAAAAATGTAGGAGTCTCATCTGATCCTCTTCTGGGCAGGCTCAGGTTTTTACCAAAGTTGAAATCTGTGGCCATCAGCAATTGTGGTTTGGGCAAAGAGTCATTTTCATTACTAG CCGAGGCTGCCCTTCACCTTCCTGAACTGGAGATATTAGACCTTTCTTGGAATAAGTGCGTTGGTGGGAACCTAAAGCTGCTTTTGGGAACACTAAAGCTTGCAACGGAGATTCAGGTGTTAAGACTGAGCAGCTGTAACTTGGTGGCTGAAGATTTGGCACTTCTAA CGTCACTGACGCAGGATGGTCATCTAGCCAGATTACGGAAGCTGGATTTGAGTTACAATAACAACATCTCTGATGAAGGGTGGGTCATTTTCTGTCAAGGCTTAGCAGTATTCAAAGAACTCTCCGAGCTGGATGTCAGTCTTCGTCCATCGTCCTGCCGTGACTGTGGGACGTGGTTCAGCGAGTTGTTAGCAGCACTGACAAAGCTGCCTGccttggcagagctggggatgcAAAGATGGGTCCCTTCGGAATCACAGCGGAAACGACTGGAAAGCTTTAATCAAGACAACAAACGAAACATTCGTTTTGACTGTTGA